In the genome of Thermococcus sp., the window GCAAAGGCGAGGTTGCGTTCGGCCGCATCACTCACACGAAGGCGGCTCTGCCACCGCCTAAGGCGGTACATCTTCTCACGCATCAAACCGGTAAGGTTCCTATCGATCCCAATATCCGTAGAAAGTCCCTTGTCGTGGAGGAGGATACTCTCCGGGGCACCTGTTCTGGCCCTCTTCTCCCTCTGGGAGGAATCAAAGGCACGCCATTCGGGTCCGGTGTCGATCACATTCTCCTCTATAACGTAGCCGCACTTGGCACAGACTATCTCCCCTCTCCTAGGGTCGTAAATAAACTCGGTTGAACCGCAGACCGGACAGACCCTGCGCTTGTTCACTGCCACACCTCCACCGGGGCGGCTATTTTATAAAGCCCTTATAAACCTTCGCCTTTTTTCTTTGATACGTACCTGAAAAGCCACGCTAGATCCTCCTTTTTGAACGTTATCCTCTCAAGAACCCGTATCAGGTTCTCATCGTCGATTACATTGGCATAAACCCATAAAAAGACGGGATCATCGTCCGTCCCTATCTTGACGTTTCTGTAGAGGACGTCCACAGTCCCATCCCTGTTCCGTTTAATGGATATAGCCCTCCAGCTGTCCAGACTAACCTCACCGCTTCTATCAAGTTCCCTGATGATCTCCTTAACTTCCATCTGCGCACCATCCGGGGGGTCACCATTTTATCCTGTAGTCCCTTCTCGTCCTAGAATCCACCTGGGCCAGTATTCTCTTGAGCTTGGGGTCATCGATGGGTTCTCTTATCTGACCCGCTTGATAGAGCTGGACCAAGACCAGTTCCACCTGTCTCGCGAGCTCGGGTTTAACGAGCTTAACGCGGCCGAGCCGTTCTCTGGCTTCCGGAGTTAAGATGCGCCTCATGATGGCATCGAGCTGAGCTTCAAGCTCCATCTCCTGCCTCATTGCCTCCTCCTGGGCCTTCTGCTGCTCCGCAAGGCGCTTCTGCATCTCAAGGAGCTTCTTCTTCCGAATCTCCTCTATATCCTCGGCCATGCTCCCACCTCCATGATTAAGGTCATGGATCCAGTTAAAAAAGTATTGGGCAAAATCTTAAATCCATCCGGAACAATCCTGTAATGTAATTCGGAGGATATATCCTGGTGATAAAAATGAGAGTCCCCCATGTAGTGTCCATACTCATTGCGTTTCTCATTTTCGCCCCGCTCCGCCCCTCCGTAGGGGCGTACAGCACCGCCTGGTGTGGAAGCTGTCATCAGTTCGTTGTCGTAAACGACGGCGTTTTTGCGTTCAACGGGAGTTCCTTCCAGGATTTAACGTGGGAACTGCAGGCGAAGAGCTTAAAACGGGAGGGGTTCATGGACTTCATCCAGACCGTTGGGGTTGCCAACGCAGGGAACCTCACGTTGTTCTATTTCTTTCCCTACGACATGCTCTATATGGGCGCGTACAACGGAACTCTCCCGGTTGTCATGAGGCCGGTTCTTAACTGGTACGTTGGAGACGTGGAGGACTTCCTGAGATATAACGGTAGCATCTTCTTCGTGGCATCCACCGGGGTGAGCCCCCACTGTGCGAGCGACGAGGTTTACCGCCTCGATCTGAAGACGTTCAGCGTGACGGGAGGATGGGACATCTCCTGGGATGCCCGCGACAGGATAGCCCCCCAGAATGCCGGTATCATCCCCTATGCCTGGGTCAACCTGGGTTTCGACGATGGGGGCAGGCTCTGGGCAAGGGTTGATCTGGTGAACCCAAACACCACCGTTTACTACCTCTATAACGGAACCAACTTCACCTTGGTGAACGCGAGACCCCGGCTCCACATTCCAGAGCCAAAACCTCCGTTCAGGCTCGCGGTTCAAACCGGACTGGCCTACAAACTCCCGTGGTTGCTTCCCTCTTACACTCCGGTGAGGTACATCTTCGTCAAGGACGGGAAAGAACGGGACGTAACGGACGAACTGCTCTCCTTCGCGTACAGAATTAAACCCCTCAAGGCACTCTACGGGTTCTGGAACAACGAGAAGAAGGAGTGGGTGGTTTCGTTTGATTTATACGGTCTGCCAGTCACGTACGTTATCAACGGAAGTTGCCGTGAGCCATTCATCATACGGGGCCTCCCCCTTGAGGTCTACAACGGCTCCTACGTTCTCC includes:
- a CDS encoding DNA-binding protein, encoding MAEDIEEIRKKKLLEMQKRLAEQQKAQEEAMRQEMELEAQLDAIMRRILTPEARERLGRVKLVKPELARQVELVLVQLYQAGQIREPIDDPKLKRILAQVDSRTRRDYRIKW